GAGATCGCGTTTTCAACGGCGGCCCGCTGCGGACGAGGGGCCTGACCTGCCGAGGCCGCAAGCGCATGGATGCCGTCGGCGGCCGGCGTACTGCTGATCAACGGGTCGCGATCCACGACTGCCGCGAGCGCCTTCGACCGACGAGTGAGCGCCGCGTCCAGGCTCAGCCAGGCTGACTCGCACCGCGCCGCGAGCCGGTCGATGCGCATGGCCGTCCACGTCACCCACGTCGCGACCAGCACGACGACGACGAGTACGACGATCAACCACTCCACGGGCACCTACCCTACGGAAGTCCGGTTCGTCAGCGCAGAACGCGGGGCCGGACGATCGGTCGGCGGCCGATCGCTCAGCCGATGACGGTCTCGTAGACCCCGAGCACCCGCGCCGCAACGACACTCCAGTCGTACTGCTGCACGGCCTTCGCGGCGTACGCCGCCCGCTGCGCGGTCGCCTCGCGGTCGCCCAGCGCGCTCACCAGCCCGGCGCCGAGCGCGGCACTGTCACCCACGCGGGTGAGCAGTCCGGCGCGCCCGTCATCGAGCACCCGGCGGAAGGCATCGAGCTCGCTGGCCACGACCGGCGCACCGGCGGCCATCGCCTCGGTCAGGATGATCCCGAACGACTCGCCGCCGGTGTTGGGCGCGCAGTAGACGTCGACCGACTTCAAGAACCGGGCCTTGTCTTCCTCGCTCAGCGGTCCAAGCAGCTCGACGTGGTCGATGAGCTCCAGCGCCAGCTCCTCGCGGAACTCGTCGGCATCGCCGCGACCGGCGACCAGCAGCCGCACCGAGGGGTACGCCGCCACCACAGCCGGTAACGCGCCGAGCAGCACGCTCATCCCCTTGCGCGGTTCGTCGTACCGCCCGAGGAATCCGACCTTCAACCCCGGCCCAAGGTCATCCAGCGGCTCGGCCGAGGCGAACGAGTCGACAAACACCCCGTTGGGGATCATCACCGCGTCACCGCCGAGGTGCTCCACCTGCAGGCGGCGCGCCAGCTCCGAGACCGCGATCCGCCCGGAGATCCGCTCCAGGAACGGCTGCAGCAGGGCCTGGGTCGCGGCCAGCCACTTCGAGCGGTCGGTCGCGGCATGCACGGTCGCAACGATCGGGCTCGTCGCCATCATGCACGTCAGCAGCGACAGGCTCGGTGTCTGCGGCTCGTGCACATGGACGACATCGAAGTCGCCGTCGGCCAGCCATGCGCGCACCCGCCCGGCCGACAGCAGTCCGAACTGGATCCGCGCGACCGAGCCGTTGTAGCGGATCGGGACCGCACGGCCGGCATCGACGGCGTACGGCGGCAGCGAGTGCGAGTTGCGCGCCGGGGTGAGCACCGAGACGTGATGGCCCTGACGCAGCAGCGTCTCGGCGAGGTCGCGGATATGAAACTGCACGCCACCAGGCACATCCCACGAGTACGGCGAGACCATCCCGATGCGCAACGGGCGGCCTGCGACAGCCACGACTCAGACTCCGGGCCAGATCGGCTGCAGCATGTGCCAGTCCTCGGGATGAGCCCGGAAGGCCTCGGTGTAGCAGTCGGCCACCTGCTGCTGAGCGATGCTGATCCGCTCCCGCAGCCGGCCCTCAGTAGGGATCTTGACCTCGGGAAACCAGTCGAGTCGCCACCCGATCTCGGTGAAGGACAGTCCGAGCGGCAACAGCGCGGCGCCGGTCTGGATCGCCAGCAGTGCCGGCCCTCCCGGGATCGTCGTCTCGCGCCCGCACAGCGTGACCGGGATGCCGCGACCGGCAAGGTCGCGGTCGCCCAGCAGCGTGACCATGTTGCCCTCGCGCAGATAGCGCTGCATCAGCGCGGTCGCGGGCTGGTCGTCACCGGACAGTGCCGCGACCTCCATCCCGAGGCTCTCGCGGTAGCGCTTGAAGCGTCTAAAGAGCGATTCGGGCTTGAGCCGCTCGGCGACGGTCGCCATGGGCACACCGAGGCCCTTCACGACGTACACCGCGGCGGCGTCCCAGTTGCCGGAGTGCGTCAGCGCGACGATGACACCGCGACCGGAGTCGAGGTGGGGCTGGACGTAGGCGTCCCACATCGGAGATTCGGTACGCCGCAGCACATCTTGCGGATCCATACTCGGCAGCTGGAAGGCCTCGCGCCAGTAGCGCAGGTACGACGAGACGCCCCGGCGCACGAGGTCGTCGAGCTCGGGCTCGGGCATCTCGTCGCCGACGACAACGCGAAGGTTGCGGCGCAGCTGGTCGAACGAGCCCGGCCGAGCGGCGGCGATCGCGGCTGCGCGGTCAAAAAGTCCGCTCGCCACCGGTCGCGGCAGACGCGGGATCACCGACCACCCGGCCGCGAAGCCAGCATCGACAAGGTGCGGTGCGAAACCCTGTGCTCGAGTACGCAGATCGGCAACGACGCTCATGCGGCTCCGGGCTGCCCGTGCAGCGGGCGCTTGGTCGGCGGCTCGTCGGGCGCGAGCGTCTCATCCCGCGCGATCGTCTCGTCGGTCACGACGGTCTCGCCGGCGATCTCGACCGTGCCCTCGGGCACCGGCGGGGCGTCCTCAAGCTCGGCGGCCGACACCCGGTAGACCAGCGCCAGCCGCTGCCAGACGGTAAACGCCGACACGGCGCTCAACGCCCACAGCGCAATCTCCAGCACGTAGGGCACGCCCAGGCCCTGCAGGCCCATCCCGACGAGTACGACGATGAGCCGCTCGGCGCGCTCGGCGATCCCGACGTTGCACGAGATCCCCACGCCCTCGGCACGGGCCTTCACGTACGACGTGGCCTGGCCGAGGATCAGGCACAGCAGCGCAGCGGTCATCACCCAGCCGTCGTCGCGGTTGAGGGCAAACCAGAACGCGATGCCGCCGAAGATCGCGGCATCCGAGAGCCGGTCTCCGGTCGCGTCGAGTACGGCACCAAACTTCGAGACCCGTCCGCTCGCGCGCGCCATCGCCCCGTCGAGCAGGTCGAGGAAGACGAAGAACGTGATGACCATGCAGCCGGCAAACAGATGGCCGCGGGCGACCAGCAGCACCGATGCCAGGATCACCCCGAACGTGCCGACAATCGTCACCACGTTCGGGTGCACGCCGACCCGGCTGAGCGCCTCGCCGATCGGCGTAAACGCCCGGCCGAAGAAGTCACGCGCCGGGGAGTCGTTGAGCATCAAGCCTCACAAATCGTCAACTCTCACAGTAACGCCAGCAGTACCCATTTCGCGGGCCTACGCGATCTCGTTCCACGCGTTCGCGAGCAGCTCGCGGGTGTCGCCGAGCAGCTGCGGCAGCACGCGGGTGTGCGCGATCAGCGGCATGAAGTTGGTGTCGCCGCCCCACCGCGGGATGACGTGCTGGTGCAGGTGCGCGGCGATCCCGGCGCCACCGACCGCGCCCTGGTTCATCCCGATGTTGAAACCTTGCGGTCCGGACACCGACCGGATGACACGCATCGCCTTCTGGGTGAAGGCCGAAAACTCAGCCACCTCGTCCACCTCGAGGTCGGTGTAGTCCGGCACGTGGCGGTACGGGACCACCATCAGATGCCCGGCGTTGTAGGGATAGAGGTTGAGTACGGCGTACACCCGCTCGCCGCGCGCGACGATCAGTCCGTCCTCGTCGCTCATGGTCGGGATCGTGCAAAACGGGCAGTCCGTCGGGTCGGCGCCACCGGACTTCGGCTTGTTTTCGCCCTTGATGTAGGCCATCCGGTAGGGCGTCCACAGCCGGTCGTAGCCGTCGTCGAGCGGCTCCTGGCTCATTCGGAGGCCTCTGCGGTCGGCGCGTCGTTGCGGCGTGACTGCGCCCAGTCGGTGATGTAGGCGATGGCCTCGTCGACCGGTACGCCGTTGCGCTGCGTGCCGTCGCGGAAGCGGAACGAGACCGCTCCGGCCTCGACGTCCTTGCCGCCGGCGAGCAGCATGAACGGGACCTTCTGCAGCGTGTGGGTGCGCACCTTCTTTTGCATCCGGTCGTCGGAGTGATCGGCCTCGGCACGAATTCCCTTGCTGCGCAGGCGATCGACGATGTCCTGGATGTAGTCACCCTGCTCGCCGCTGATCGGGATGCCGACGACTTGCACCGGTGACAGCCACACCGGGAACGCTCCGGCGTAGTGCTCGGTGAGGACGCCGAGGAACCGCTCGATCGAGCCGAACTTCGCCGAGTGGATCATCACCGGCTCCTGCCGGGTGCCGTCGGCGGCCTGGTACTCCAGCTCAAATCGGGCCGGCTGGTTGAAGTCGAGCTGGATCGTCGACATCTGCCAGGTGCGCCCGATCGCATCGCGGGCCTGCACGGAGATCTTCGGCCCGTAGTACGCCGCACCGCCCGGATCGGGCACGAGCTCAAGGCCGCTCTCGATCGCGACCTCCTCAAGCACGCGGGTCGCCTCGTCCCACTGCTCCTGCGAGCCGATGAACTTGTCGGAGTCATCGCGCGTGGACAGCTCGAGATAGAAGTCGTCCATGCCGAAGTCACGCAGCAGCGAGAGCACGAAGTTCAGCAGGTGGCGGATCTCGGCCGGGGCCTGCTCGCGGGTGACGTAGGAGTGCGAGTCGTCCTGAGCGAAGCCGCGCACGCGAGTCAGACCGTGCACGACGCCGGACTGCTCGTAGCGGTAGACATGCCCAAACTCGAACAACCGCAGGGGAAGTTCGCGATACGAGCGCCCGCGGCTGCGGTAGATCAGGTTGTGCATCGGGCAGTTCATCGCCTTGAGGCGATACTCGCTGCCGGCCTTGGTGACCTGGCCCTGGTCGTCGTACTCGACGTCGACGTGCAGCGGCGGAAACATCGTCTCGGCGTAGTAGGGCAGGTGCCCGGAGGTGTGAAACAGCCCGTCCTTGGCGATGTGCGGGGTGCCGACGTACTCGAAGCCTTCTTCGATGTGGCGGCGGCGGACGTAGTCCTCCATCTCGCGTTTGATGACCCCGCCCTTGGGGTGGAAGACCGGCAGTCCGGAGCCGATCTCGTCGGGGAAGCTGAACAGGTCGAGCTCGGCACCGAGCTTGCGGTGGTCGCGCTTCTCGGCTTCGGCGAGGCGCTCGAGGTAGGCATCCTGGGCCTCGGTCGACTCCCACGCGGTGCCGTAGATGCGCTGCAGCTGCGGGTTTTTGTCGTTGCCGCGCCAGTACGCCGCGGCGTTGCGGGTGACCTTGTAGGCCGGCAGGTAGCGGGTGCTGGGCACGTGCGGGCCGCGGCACAGGTCGCTCCACATGCGCTCGCCAGTGCGCATGTTGAGGTTGTCGTACGCCGTCAGCTCGCCGTCGCCGATCTCCATGACCTCGCTGCGGTCGAGGTCGGCGTCGGTGCCGGCGCCCTTGTCGTCGATGAGCTCGAGCTTGAACGGCTCACCGGCGAGCTCGGCGCGCGCCTCGTCGAGGCTGGCGTACTTGCGGCGCGAAAACCGCTGCCCGCTCTTGATGATCTGCTTCATCCGCTTCT
The nucleotide sequence above comes from Epidermidibacterium keratini. Encoded proteins:
- a CDS encoding LemA family protein → MEWLIVVLVVVVLVATWVTWTAMRIDRLAARCESAWLSLDAALTRRSKALAAVVDRDPLISSTPAADGIHALAASAGQAPRPQRAAVENAISAAITDLTAPPPGPAQTPASSGLSAELTEACVRVQVARTFYNDAVRAAHNLRAQRLPRVLRLGRSRPVPDYFDIDDGAGIVAAVHP
- a CDS encoding glycosyltransferase family 4 protein; the encoded protein is MRIGMVSPYSWDVPGGVQFHIRDLAETLLRQGHHVSVLTPARNSHSLPPYAVDAGRAVPIRYNGSVARIQFGLLSAGRVRAWLADGDFDVVHVHEPQTPSLSLLTCMMATSPIVATVHAATDRSKWLAATQALLQPFLERISGRIAVSELARRLQVEHLGGDAVMIPNGVFVDSFASAEPLDDLGPGLKVGFLGRYDEPRKGMSVLLGALPAVVAAYPSVRLLVAGRGDADEFREELALELIDHVELLGPLSEEDKARFLKSVDVYCAPNTGGESFGIILTEAMAAGAPVVASELDAFRRVLDDGRAGLLTRVGDSAALGAGLVSALGDREATAQRAAYAAKAVQQYDWSVVAARVLGVYETVIG
- a CDS encoding phosphatidylinositol mannoside acyltransferase gives rise to the protein MSVVADLRTRAQGFAPHLVDAGFAAGWSVIPRLPRPVASGLFDRAAAIAAARPGSFDQLRRNLRVVVGDEMPEPELDDLVRRGVSSYLRYWREAFQLPSMDPQDVLRRTESPMWDAYVQPHLDSGRGVIVALTHSGNWDAAAVYVVKGLGVPMATVAERLKPESLFRRFKRYRESLGMEVAALSGDDQPATALMQRYLREGNMVTLLGDRDLAGRGIPVTLCGRETTIPGGPALLAIQTGAALLPLGLSFTEIGWRLDWFPEVKIPTEGRLRERISIAQQQVADCYTEAFRAHPEDWHMLQPIWPGV
- the pgsA gene encoding phosphatidylinositol phosphate synthase, translating into MLNDSPARDFFGRAFTPIGEALSRVGVHPNVVTIVGTFGVILASVLLVARGHLFAGCMVITFFVFLDLLDGAMARASGRVSKFGAVLDATGDRLSDAAIFGGIAFWFALNRDDGWVMTAALLCLILGQATSYVKARAEGVGISCNVGIAERAERLIVVLVGMGLQGLGVPYVLEIALWALSAVSAFTVWQRLALVYRVSAAELEDAPPVPEGTVEIAGETVVTDETIARDETLAPDEPPTKRPLHGQPGAA
- a CDS encoding HIT family protein → MSQEPLDDGYDRLWTPYRMAYIKGENKPKSGGADPTDCPFCTIPTMSDEDGLIVARGERVYAVLNLYPYNAGHLMVVPYRHVPDYTDLEVDEVAEFSAFTQKAMRVIRSVSGPQGFNIGMNQGAVGGAGIAAHLHQHVIPRWGGDTNFMPLIAHTRVLPQLLGDTRELLANAWNEIA
- the thrS gene encoding threonine--tRNA ligase, whose protein sequence is MSVSAARPTTAARVKVPAGTSAQTAVNEAGFEQKGPQAAVVVREDDGTLRDLAWVPETDAEVAVVTADTPDGRAVIRHSAAHIMAQAVQDLHPDAKLGIGPPVTDGFYYDFAVDEPFTPEDLQAIEKRMKQIIKSGQRFSRRKYASLDEARAELAGEPFKLELIDDKGAGTDADLDRSEVMEIGDGELTAYDNLNMRTGERMWSDLCRGPHVPSTRYLPAYKVTRNAAAYWRGNDKNPQLQRIYGTAWESTEAQDAYLERLAEAEKRDHRKLGAELDLFSFPDEIGSGLPVFHPKGGVIKREMEDYVRRRHIEEGFEYVGTPHIAKDGLFHTSGHLPYYAETMFPPLHVDVEYDDQGQVTKAGSEYRLKAMNCPMHNLIYRSRGRSYRELPLRLFEFGHVYRYEQSGVVHGLTRVRGFAQDDSHSYVTREQAPAEIRHLLNFVLSLLRDFGMDDFYLELSTRDDSDKFIGSQEQWDEATRVLEEVAIESGLELVPDPGGAAYYGPKISVQARDAIGRTWQMSTIQLDFNQPARFELEYQAADGTRQEPVMIHSAKFGSIERFLGVLTEHYAGAFPVWLSPVQVVGIPISGEQGDYIQDIVDRLRSKGIRAEADHSDDRMQKKVRTHTLQKVPFMLLAGGKDVEAGAVSFRFRDGTQRNGVPVDEAIAYITDWAQSRRNDAPTAEASE